In Streptomyces sp. NBC_00704, a genomic segment contains:
- a CDS encoding carbohydrate ABC transporter permease, with the protein MTAVIDKPTRPPGRWAAPPRPVWEEPPSRAGLAGKGVALSFACLAILFPLWIVLVTSLSSRKTIDEAGGLVMVPKGLTFVAYRELLGGGQVTRAAVISVLITLVGTLFSMSVSVLCAYGLSRSGSLGHRWLLMILLATMFFSAGLIPTYLLVQSLGLTDTYLALILPSAISVFNILVLRGFFQGISQELIDSARIDGAGEFRILWQIVMPLSRAVLAVITLFYAVGYWSAWFNASLYLNDQDMMPLQNVMIQLVQKQEAPVGMGQAIKTGQLSALAVQMAVMVMALLPVAVLSPFVQKHFKKGMLTGAVKG; encoded by the coding sequence ATGACCGCCGTCATCGACAAGCCGACGCGCCCGCCCGGCCGGTGGGCCGCGCCCCCGCGGCCCGTGTGGGAGGAACCGCCCAGCAGGGCCGGCCTCGCGGGCAAGGGCGTCGCCCTGTCCTTCGCCTGCCTGGCGATCCTCTTCCCGCTGTGGATCGTCCTCGTCACCAGCCTCTCCTCGCGCAAGACGATCGACGAGGCGGGCGGTCTGGTGATGGTGCCCAAGGGCCTCACCTTCGTCGCCTACCGGGAGCTGCTCGGCGGCGGCCAGGTCACCCGGGCCGCGGTCATCAGCGTCCTGATCACCCTCGTCGGCACGCTCTTCTCGATGAGCGTGTCCGTGCTGTGCGCCTACGGACTCTCCCGCTCGGGCTCGCTCGGACACCGCTGGCTGCTGATGATCCTGCTGGCGACGATGTTCTTCAGCGCCGGCCTGATCCCCACGTACCTGCTCGTGCAGTCCCTCGGCCTGACGGACACCTATCTCGCGCTGATCCTGCCGAGCGCGATCAGCGTGTTCAACATCCTGGTCCTGCGCGGGTTCTTCCAGGGCATCTCGCAGGAACTCATCGACAGCGCCCGCATCGACGGCGCGGGCGAGTTCCGCATCCTGTGGCAGATCGTGATGCCCCTGTCGAGGGCGGTGCTGGCGGTCATCACGCTCTTCTACGCCGTCGGCTACTGGAGCGCCTGGTTCAACGCGTCGCTGTACCTGAACGACCAGGACATGATGCCGCTGCAGAACGTCATGATCCAGCTGGTGCAGAAGCAGGAGGCTCCGGTCGGCATGGGACAGGCCATCAAGACGGGACAACTGTCGGCCCTGGCCGTGCAGATGGCGGTCATGGTGATGGCGTTGCTGCCGGTGGCCGTGCTCTCCCCGTTCGTCCAGAAGCACTTCAAGAAGGGCATGCTCACCGGCGCGGTGAAGGGGTAG
- a CDS encoding 1,4-beta-glucanase: MSVSPLSRRSVLAGTAAAAALTALPVVQGRADAAEAATATAGGAAAPAYRWRNAVIGGTGFVTGVLFHPAVRGLAYARTDIGGAYRWDDRTARWTPLTDHLGWDDWNLLGVEAMAVDPAHPNRLYLALGTYAQSWAGNGAVLRSEDRGATWARTDLTVKLGGNEDGRGTGERLLVDPRDSDTLWLGTRHDGLLKSTDRGATWAAAAGFPATPSATGQGVTLLVAAGRALYAGWGDSDGRAANLYRTTDGGTWQAVPGQPAGANARVPIRAAYDCHTRELYVTYADAPGPNGQSDGSVHKLATATGRWTDVTPVVPGGTTGDGGRDSFGYGGAAVDARRPGTVVVSTNNRWSAVDTLFRTTNGGRTWTSLKDSAVLDVSETPFLTFGADEPKFGWWIQALAVDPYDSKHVVYGTGATLYGTRDLKHWAPQIRGLEETSVRQLISPPTGTAHLISGLGDVGVMYHDRLTASPSRGMAANPVFGSTTGLAQAAARPSYVVRTGFGDHGNGAYSRDGGKTWAPFAAQPAIAKDAPGPIAANSDGSVLLWSFVHWDGTKYPAQRSTDDGATWSEVASFPKGATPLADPADPARFYAYDTDTGTLFASTDRGLTFTGRASGLPSGDSQFQLAAAPGRSGDLWLSTKWNGLYRSTDGGVTFTKLTSCWASYTLAFGKAAVGAVYPAVYMVGSTDTITAVYRSDDGAQTWTRINDDRHQWGWIGATLAADPRLYGRVYIATNGRGIQYGEPV; encoded by the coding sequence ATGTCCGTCTCCCCGCTCAGCCGCCGCAGCGTCCTCGCCGGCACCGCTGCCGCCGCCGCGCTCACCGCGCTCCCGGTGGTGCAGGGGCGCGCCGACGCGGCCGAAGCCGCCACCGCGACCGCCGGTGGCGCCGCCGCCCCCGCCTACCGGTGGCGCAACGCCGTCATCGGCGGCACCGGATTCGTCACCGGCGTCCTCTTCCACCCCGCCGTGCGCGGTCTCGCCTACGCCCGCACGGACATCGGCGGCGCCTACCGTTGGGACGACCGGACCGCCCGCTGGACCCCGCTCACCGACCACCTCGGCTGGGACGACTGGAACCTGCTCGGCGTGGAGGCGATGGCGGTCGACCCCGCGCATCCGAACCGCCTCTACCTCGCCCTGGGCACCTACGCCCAGTCCTGGGCGGGCAACGGCGCGGTCCTGCGCTCCGAGGACCGCGGCGCCACCTGGGCGCGCACCGACCTGACCGTGAAGCTCGGCGGCAACGAGGACGGCCGGGGCACGGGCGAGCGGCTGCTGGTCGACCCGCGCGACAGCGACACCCTGTGGCTCGGCACCCGCCACGACGGCCTGCTGAAGTCGACCGACCGGGGCGCGACCTGGGCGGCCGCGGCCGGGTTCCCCGCGACGCCGTCCGCCACCGGGCAGGGCGTCACGCTCCTCGTCGCCGCCGGCCGCGCCCTCTACGCGGGCTGGGGCGACTCCGACGGCCGGGCGGCCAACCTGTACCGCACCACCGACGGCGGCACCTGGCAGGCCGTCCCCGGTCAGCCCGCCGGCGCGAACGCCAGGGTGCCGATCCGGGCCGCCTACGACTGCCACACCCGCGAGCTGTACGTGACGTACGCCGACGCGCCCGGACCCAACGGGCAGTCCGACGGCAGCGTGCACAAGCTGGCCACGGCCACCGGCAGATGGACCGACGTCACCCCCGTCGTGCCCGGCGGCACGACGGGCGACGGAGGGCGGGACTCGTTCGGCTACGGCGGGGCGGCCGTCGACGCCCGGCGGCCCGGCACCGTCGTCGTCTCCACGAACAACCGCTGGTCGGCCGTCGACACCCTGTTCCGGACCACGAACGGCGGCCGCACCTGGACGTCCCTCAAGGACTCCGCCGTCCTCGACGTGTCCGAGACGCCGTTCCTCACCTTCGGCGCCGACGAGCCCAAGTTCGGCTGGTGGATCCAGGCCCTCGCCGTCGACCCGTACGACTCGAAGCACGTCGTGTACGGCACCGGCGCCACCCTCTACGGCACCCGGGACCTGAAGCACTGGGCCCCGCAGATCCGCGGCCTGGAGGAGACCTCCGTGCGCCAGCTGATCTCGCCGCCGACGGGGACGGCGCACCTGATCAGCGGCCTCGGGGACGTCGGCGTGATGTACCACGACCGGCTCACGGCCTCGCCGTCCCGAGGCATGGCGGCCAACCCGGTGTTCGGTTCGACGACGGGACTCGCCCAGGCGGCGGCCAGGCCCTCGTACGTCGTGCGCACCGGCTTCGGCGACCACGGCAACGGCGCGTACTCCCGCGACGGCGGGAAGACCTGGGCGCCCTTCGCGGCCCAGCCCGCGATCGCCAAGGACGCCCCCGGCCCGATCGCGGCCAACAGCGACGGCAGCGTGCTGCTGTGGTCCTTCGTGCACTGGGACGGCACCAAGTACCCCGCCCAGCGCTCCACCGACGACGGCGCGACCTGGTCCGAGGTCGCCTCCTTCCCCAAGGGCGCCACCCCGCTCGCCGACCCGGCCGACCCGGCGCGCTTCTACGCCTACGACACCGACACCGGCACCCTGTTCGCCAGCACCGACCGCGGCCTCACGTTCACCGGGCGGGCGAGCGGACTGCCGTCCGGGGACAGCCAGTTCCAGCTCGCCGCCGCCCCGGGCCGGTCCGGCGACCTGTGGCTCAGCACCAAGTGGAACGGGCTGTACCGGTCCACCGACGGCGGGGTGACCTTCACCAAGCTGACCAGCTGCTGGGCCTCCTACACCCTCGCCTTCGGCAAGGCCGCCGTCGGCGCCGTGTACCCGGCGGTCTACATGGTCGGCTCGACGGATACGATCACCGCCGTGTACCGCTCCGACGACGGCGCTCAGACCTGGACGCGGATCAACGACGACCGGCACCAGTGGGGCTGGATCGGCGCGACCCTCGCGGCCGACCCGCGCCTGTACGGCCGCGTCTACATCGCCACCAACGGGCGCGGCATCCAGTACGGGGAGCCCGTCTGA
- a CDS encoding glycoside hydrolase family 31 protein, with translation MNQPAENQPQVSLAQSSPTVGTFRERDGALEWSGRQETLRVEPWGPDAVRVRARLGGPILEGLPGALLDGPPATESSVKTSEAEGLLTVGALTVEVSAEGLVRFLRTDDRTEILAEDRAHFWWPGSRLYTAVGNGHHRLEQRFAAYDDERLYGLGQHQHGRLDQKGLVLDLVQRNAEVGIPVLTSSRGYTLLWNNPAIGRVELAGNGTRWVADSARQIDYWITAGAPADGQRRYSAVTGRTPMLPEWAAGFWQCKLRYRTQDELLDVAREYKRRGLPLDAIVCDFFHWTHLGDWKFDPAEWPDPAAMVRELAEMGVKLVVSVWPSVSPLSENHQLMEQRGYFIGTQYGPMAHADWPDKGVASTVQVAFYDATNPEARDFLWSRIRDNYLAPYGITAFWLDACEPELKPGFPENLRYWAGPGLEVGNMYPAENARTFYEGLRAAGEEEIVSLNRSAWAGSQRYGAALWSGDIGTDFPTLRRQIAAGLNTALSGIPWWNTDIGGFHGGDPDDPAYREVMVRWFQFGAVSPLMRLHGFRDPGMPLGPDMTGGPNEVWSYGEEAGAILEAYLRLRERLKPYVMDVMREAHEEGLPPMRPLFLEFPDDPAAWSVDDAYLFGRDLLVAPVLTAGATTRTVHLPAGAVWTNAWTGETYEGGARATVDAPLERLPLFLRDGARLPVAE, from the coding sequence GTGAACCAGCCTGCCGAAAACCAGCCACAGGTCAGCCTCGCGCAGTCGTCGCCCACCGTCGGCACCTTCCGGGAGCGCGACGGCGCGCTGGAGTGGAGCGGCCGTCAGGAGACCCTGCGGGTCGAGCCGTGGGGTCCGGACGCCGTCCGGGTGCGCGCCCGGCTCGGCGGCCCGATCCTCGAGGGGCTGCCCGGCGCCCTGCTCGACGGGCCGCCCGCCACCGAGAGCAGCGTCAAGACGAGCGAGGCGGAGGGCCTGCTGACGGTGGGCGCGCTCACCGTCGAGGTGAGCGCCGAGGGCCTGGTCCGCTTCCTGCGCACCGACGACCGCACCGAGATCCTGGCCGAGGACCGCGCCCACTTCTGGTGGCCGGGCTCGCGCCTCTACACGGCCGTCGGCAACGGCCACCACCGCTTGGAGCAGCGGTTCGCCGCCTACGACGACGAGCGGCTGTACGGACTCGGGCAGCACCAGCACGGCCGGCTCGACCAGAAGGGCCTGGTCCTGGATCTGGTCCAGCGCAACGCCGAGGTCGGCATCCCGGTGCTCACCTCCAGTCGCGGCTACACCCTGCTGTGGAACAACCCGGCGATCGGCCGTGTCGAGCTGGCCGGGAACGGCACCCGCTGGGTCGCGGACTCGGCACGCCAGATCGACTACTGGATCACCGCCGGCGCCCCGGCCGACGGCCAGCGCCGCTACAGCGCGGTCACCGGCCGCACCCCGATGCTGCCGGAGTGGGCGGCGGGCTTCTGGCAGTGCAAGCTGCGCTACCGCACCCAGGACGAACTCCTGGACGTGGCGCGGGAGTACAAGCGCCGGGGGCTGCCGCTCGACGCCATCGTCTGCGACTTCTTCCACTGGACGCACCTGGGCGACTGGAAGTTCGACCCGGCCGAGTGGCCCGACCCGGCCGCGATGGTCCGCGAGCTGGCGGAGATGGGCGTCAAGCTGGTGGTGAGCGTGTGGCCGTCGGTGTCGCCGCTGAGCGAGAACCACCAGCTGATGGAGCAGCGCGGGTACTTCATCGGCACCCAGTACGGTCCGATGGCGCACGCCGACTGGCCCGACAAGGGGGTCGCCTCGACGGTCCAGGTGGCGTTCTACGACGCGACCAACCCCGAGGCACGGGACTTCCTGTGGTCGAGGATCCGGGACAACTACCTGGCCCCGTACGGCATCACGGCCTTCTGGCTGGACGCCTGCGAGCCGGAGCTCAAGCCGGGCTTCCCGGAGAACCTGCGCTACTGGGCGGGTCCGGGTCTGGAGGTCGGCAACATGTACCCGGCCGAGAACGCGCGCACGTTCTACGAGGGGCTGCGCGCGGCGGGCGAGGAGGAGATCGTCAGCCTCAACCGTTCGGCGTGGGCGGGCAGTCAGCGGTACGGGGCCGCCCTGTGGTCCGGTGACATCGGGACCGACTTCCCGACGCTGCGCCGGCAGATCGCCGCCGGCCTCAACACCGCGCTGTCGGGCATCCCGTGGTGGAACACCGACATCGGCGGCTTCCACGGCGGGGACCCGGACGACCCGGCGTACCGGGAGGTGATGGTGCGCTGGTTCCAGTTCGGGGCGGTGTCGCCGCTGATGCGCCTGCACGGCTTCCGCGATCCGGGCATGCCGCTCGGCCCGGACATGACCGGCGGCCCCAACGAGGTGTGGTCGTACGGCGAGGAGGCGGGCGCGATCCTGGAGGCGTACCTGCGGCTGCGGGAGCGGCTGAAGCCGTACGTCATGGACGTCATGCGGGAGGCGCACGAGGAGGGCCTGCCGCCCATGCGGCCGCTGTTCCTGGAGTTCCCGGACGACCCGGCGGCCTGGTCGGTGGACGACGCCTACCTCTTCGGCCGGGACCTGCTGGTCGCGCCGGTTCTGACGGCGGGCGCGACGACCCGCACGGTCCACCTCCCGGCGGGCGCGGTCTGGACGAACGCGTGGACGGGCGAGACGTACGAGGGGGGTGCGCGGGCCACGGTGGACGCCCCGCTGGAGCGCCTCCCGCTGTTCCTGCGGGACGGGGCGCGGCTGCCGGTGGCCGAGTAA
- a CDS encoding beta-galactosidase produces the protein MPNLGDATRGRILFGGDYNPEQWPEKTWHEDVRLMRDAGVNSVTLGVFSWSRLEPEPGTREFGWLDTLMDLLHDSGVGVVLATPTASPPPWMGRLHPETLPRTEDGRTEWWGGRQHFSHSSAVYRRYAAAITEDLAARYGGHPALTMWHINNEYCTFDHGDEAAAAFRRWLREKYRTLDALNTAWGTAFWSQDYDTWDGVLPPRTPHYLKNPTQVLDFRRFTSDMLLECFRAERDIVARHTPHLPVTTNFMPLWIGQDAWRWAEEEDVVSVDLYPDPRDPYGAQQAAMVQDLTRSQARGPWMLMEQAAGPVNWRGVNHPKPRGMNRLWSLQAVARGADAVCYFQWRQSRQGAEKFHSGMVSHAGEEGRTFQEVKQLGADLARLGPHTAGRHITAEVAVLHDWHAWWAGAQDARPSAEVDLPAVLTAWHRALWENNLTADFAHPAHDLSGYRMVLVPQLYALTDAAIDNLLGYVRGGGVLVCGFLTGVADEDDRVREGGMDARLRELFGIRVLHEWWPLDAGESVGTDGFDGVLWSEELEPAADARVEAVYRRGELEGMPAVLRRDRAWYLSTLPEPGAFRTLLARIAAEAGVRPVLEGLPPGVEAVRRGDLLFLLHHGREPVTVPLAGAHHELLTGTTVTDGIELGRHGVAVLRP, from the coding sequence ATGCCGAACCTGGGCGACGCCACCCGCGGCCGGATCCTCTTCGGCGGCGACTACAACCCCGAGCAGTGGCCCGAGAAGACCTGGCACGAGGACGTCCGGCTGATGCGCGACGCCGGCGTCAACTCCGTCACGCTCGGCGTCTTCTCCTGGTCCCGGCTCGAACCCGAGCCCGGCACACGGGAGTTCGGCTGGCTGGACACCCTGATGGACCTGCTGCACGACAGCGGCGTCGGCGTCGTCCTGGCCACCCCCACCGCCTCGCCGCCGCCCTGGATGGGCCGGCTGCACCCCGAGACCCTGCCCCGCACCGAGGACGGCCGCACCGAGTGGTGGGGCGGCCGCCAGCACTTCTCGCACTCCAGCGCCGTCTACCGCCGGTACGCCGCCGCCATCACCGAGGACCTGGCCGCCCGCTACGGCGGCCACCCCGCCCTCACCATGTGGCACATCAACAACGAGTACTGCACCTTCGACCACGGCGACGAGGCCGCCGCCGCGTTCCGCCGCTGGCTGCGCGAGAAGTACCGCACCCTCGACGCCCTCAACACCGCCTGGGGCACCGCGTTCTGGTCCCAGGACTACGACACCTGGGACGGCGTCCTGCCCCCGCGCACCCCGCACTACCTGAAGAACCCGACCCAGGTCCTCGACTTCCGGCGCTTCACCTCCGACATGCTCCTGGAGTGCTTCCGCGCCGAACGCGACATCGTCGCCCGGCACACCCCGCACCTGCCGGTCACCACCAACTTCATGCCGCTGTGGATCGGCCAGGACGCCTGGCGCTGGGCCGAGGAGGAGGACGTCGTCTCCGTCGACCTCTACCCCGACCCCCGTGACCCCTACGGCGCCCAGCAGGCCGCCATGGTCCAGGACCTGACCCGTTCCCAGGCGCGCGGCCCCTGGATGCTGATGGAACAGGCCGCCGGACCCGTCAACTGGCGCGGCGTCAACCACCCCAAGCCGCGCGGCATGAACCGCCTGTGGTCCCTTCAGGCGGTCGCCCGCGGCGCGGACGCCGTCTGCTACTTCCAGTGGCGGCAGTCCCGGCAGGGCGCGGAGAAGTTCCACTCCGGGATGGTCAGCCACGCCGGCGAGGAGGGCCGCACCTTCCAGGAGGTCAAGCAGCTCGGCGCCGACCTCGCGAGACTCGGCCCGCACACGGCCGGCCGGCACATCACCGCCGAGGTCGCCGTGCTCCACGACTGGCACGCGTGGTGGGCCGGAGCCCAGGACGCCCGCCCGTCCGCCGAGGTCGACCTGCCGGCCGTCCTCACCGCCTGGCACCGCGCCCTGTGGGAGAACAACCTCACCGCCGACTTCGCCCACCCCGCGCACGACCTGTCCGGCTACCGCATGGTCCTCGTCCCGCAGCTGTACGCCCTCACCGACGCGGCGATCGACAACCTCCTCGGCTACGTCCGCGGCGGCGGCGTCCTCGTCTGCGGGTTCCTGACCGGCGTCGCCGACGAGGACGACCGGGTGCGCGAGGGCGGCATGGACGCCCGGCTGCGCGAGCTGTTCGGCATCCGCGTCCTGCACGAGTGGTGGCCGCTGGACGCGGGGGAGAGCGTCGGGACCGACGGCTTCGACGGCGTCCTGTGGTCCGAGGAACTGGAACCGGCCGCCGACGCCCGCGTCGAGGCCGTCTACCGGCGGGGCGAGCTGGAGGGCATGCCGGCCGTCCTGCGCCGGGACCGCGCCTGGTACCTGTCCACCCTCCCCGAACCCGGCGCCTTCCGCACCCTCCTCGCCCGGATCGCCGCCGAGGCGGGCGTGCGGCCCGTCCTCGAAGGCCTCCCGCCCGGCGTCGAGGCCGTCCGCCGCGGCGACCTGCTCTTCCTGCTCCACCACGGCCGCGAGCCCGTGACCGTCCCCCTCGCGGGGGCCCACCACGAGCTGCTGACCGGCACGACGGTCACGGACGGGATCGAACTGGGCCGCCACGGCGTGGCGGTGCTGCGCCCATGA
- a CDS encoding sulfotransferase family protein translates to MASSPLALTVANQVLRPGFRSRRTPDRVFDRLSAQAGSAPGDEEFAEEFRFLLRHWARDGNLTPVGWWSAQGHVRRHLANRARVRRLIAEHPGIAREPVERPVFVVGLPRTATTLTHGVLSLSEEHRCPLLWELLTPDLAGPPERHRRAVAGARLMVGAIDLFAPRYRDIHPLVAEGPEECTFALPHTVMPLSQARIPAYRAALEERDFVPDYAYLKQVYQVLQHGRPRRRWVLKSPLHTGHLDALLAVFPDATLVWTHREPAAVVASFCSLVEHGMAITRRPLDLHELGATWLALLSRSVERGLAARAAVPREALVDVPYSWLGSDPATGAPKLYDAVGARWTDADAARLPRVAARPKGSRPHSYDLARYGLTRAGVDAAFAGYDALRAEVDRA, encoded by the coding sequence ATGGCGTCGTCCCCGCTCGCCCTCACCGTGGCCAACCAGGTGCTGCGGCCCGGTTTCCGCTCCCGCCGCACGCCCGACCGCGTCTTCGACCGGCTCTCGGCGCAGGCGGGTTCGGCGCCCGGGGACGAGGAGTTCGCCGAGGAGTTCCGGTTCCTGCTGCGCCACTGGGCCCGGGACGGGAATCTCACGCCGGTGGGCTGGTGGTCGGCGCAGGGCCATGTCCGGCGGCATCTGGCCAACCGCGCCCGCGTCCGGCGGCTGATCGCCGAGCACCCCGGCATCGCGCGGGAGCCGGTCGAGCGGCCGGTGTTCGTGGTGGGGCTGCCGCGCACCGCGACGACCCTCACCCACGGTGTGCTCTCGCTGTCCGAGGAGCACCGATGTCCCCTGCTGTGGGAGCTGCTCACCCCGGACCTGGCGGGCCCGCCCGAGCGGCACCGCAGGGCTGTCGCCGGGGCCCGTCTCATGGTCGGCGCGATCGATCTGTTCGCGCCGCGCTACCGCGACATCCATCCCCTGGTCGCCGAGGGCCCCGAGGAGTGCACCTTCGCGCTCCCGCACACCGTCATGCCGCTGTCCCAGGCGCGCATCCCGGCCTACCGGGCGGCGCTGGAGGAGCGGGACTTCGTCCCCGACTACGCCTACCTCAAACAGGTCTACCAGGTGCTCCAGCACGGCCGCCCCCGCCGCCGCTGGGTGCTGAAGTCCCCTCTGCACACCGGCCATCTCGACGCGCTGCTGGCCGTCTTCCCGGACGCCACGCTGGTCTGGACGCACCGGGAGCCGGCCGCCGTCGTGGCGTCGTTCTGCAGTCTGGTGGAGCACGGCATGGCGATCACCCGGCGCCCGCTGGACCTGCACGAGCTGGGCGCGACCTGGCTCGCCCTGCTGAGCCGTTCCGTGGAGCGCGGACTCGCGGCCCGGGCCGCCGTCCCGCGCGAGGCGCTGGTGGACGTCCCCTACTCGTGGCTGGGCTCCGATCCGGCCACCGGAGCCCCGAAGCTCTACGACGCCGTGGGCGCCCGCTGGACCGACGCCGACGCCGCGCGGCTCCCCCGGGTCGCCGCCCGCCCCAAGGGCAGCCGGCCGCACAGCTACGACCTGGCCCGCTACGGCCTGACGCGGGCCGGCGTCGACGCCGCGTTCGCCGGGTACGACGCCCTGCGCGCCGAGGTCGACCGGGCCTGA
- a CDS encoding glycosyl hydrolase family 95 catalytic domain-containing protein, producing MTTQPTPASRPAEPAPPGFGGADGPVHGTWEHRPAARWEDAYLSGNGRHGALVFGDPHDERVVVTHHTLVRPNGSEHARPPELADELPALQDALLAGDTTAAESFTDHRPLRWVQPFHPAFRMSVRRPPSHGSRGDGRLLRSVDFTTGETVASRADATGRVFVSRADDVIVHQVTGLDVDIALDHRLPGAPAGLAVGHSAVRTPSGALLTLRARYPDSDRSYTGVTLVVAAGGRADLTLPGVRVTGATSVLLLTRVRRHTGELDVLAERHALDRLPHSYGELLERHLAPHRTAYRRVTLDLRADPAERALPGSELLARPRSPALLERLFAAGRYHLLSSSGLNPPRLPGLWTGDWDTAWSGAFTNDANVNLQTASAAAAALPEVTEALASLIDRQLDDWRANARAVFGARGAVAPAHSDGESGLSYHFSREYPLHLWTAGADWLLKPLVDHDDTRGARDPRTAAALAETARFYEDFLTRTDADGRLVVVPSYSPENRPANGGWGALNAAMDLSAARHALLTAADYHPGAPEAARWRALADRLPPHRTNADGALAEWAWPGLDDSYDHRHLSHLYGVWPLDEINPYDTPRQAAAAHRALELRGAENDSAHGHLHHALIAARLRDAHRVANALGAVLDGDFFHDSLMSAHYPRRDVYNADAAHTLPAVLIEALVQSTPDRLVLLPAVPPALPAGELRGVRTRFGAGLDLTWGPDGGRAVLTPRRTHRVDVRTPDGDPRTVDLVAGEEHVLTLGTW from the coding sequence ATGACCACACAGCCCACCCCTGCCTCCCGTCCGGCCGAGCCCGCCCCTCCCGGCTTCGGCGGCGCCGACGGCCCCGTGCACGGCACCTGGGAACACCGGCCCGCCGCCCGCTGGGAGGACGCCTACCTCAGCGGCAACGGCCGGCACGGCGCCCTCGTGTTCGGCGACCCCCATGACGAACGGGTCGTCGTCACCCATCACACCCTGGTCCGCCCCAACGGCTCCGAACACGCCCGCCCGCCCGAGCTGGCCGACGAACTCCCCGCGCTCCAGGACGCGTTGCTCGCCGGTGACACGACGGCCGCCGAGAGTTTCACCGACCACCGCCCGCTGCGGTGGGTCCAGCCCTTCCACCCGGCCTTCCGGATGAGCGTGCGCCGCCCGCCCTCGCACGGGTCGCGCGGCGACGGCCGACTCCTGCGGTCCGTCGACTTCACCACCGGCGAGACCGTCGCGAGCCGTGCGGACGCCACCGGCCGGGTGTTCGTCTCCCGCGCCGACGACGTGATCGTCCACCAGGTCACCGGACTCGACGTGGACATCGCGCTCGACCACCGGCTCCCCGGCGCCCCCGCCGGCCTCGCCGTCGGTCACAGCGCCGTCCGCACACCGTCCGGGGCCCTGCTCACCCTGCGCGCCCGCTACCCGGACAGCGACCGCTCCTACACCGGCGTCACCCTCGTCGTCGCCGCCGGCGGCCGCGCCGACCTGACCCTGCCCGGCGTGCGGGTCACCGGCGCCACGTCGGTGCTCCTGCTGACCCGGGTGCGCCGGCACACCGGCGAACTCGACGTCCTCGCCGAGCGGCACGCCCTGGACCGGCTGCCGCACTCCTACGGCGAACTGCTCGAACGCCACCTCGCCCCGCACCGCACCGCCTACCGTCGTGTCACCCTCGACCTGCGCGCCGACCCGGCCGAACGCGCCCTGCCCGGCTCCGAGCTGCTGGCGCGCCCGCGCAGCCCCGCCCTCCTGGAGCGGCTCTTCGCCGCGGGCCGCTACCACCTCCTGTCCTCCTCCGGCCTGAACCCGCCCCGCCTGCCGGGCCTGTGGACCGGCGACTGGGACACCGCCTGGTCCGGCGCGTTCACCAACGACGCCAACGTCAACCTCCAGACCGCCTCGGCCGCGGCCGCCGCCCTCCCCGAAGTCACCGAGGCCCTCGCCTCACTGATCGACCGTCAGCTAGACGACTGGCGGGCCAACGCGCGCGCCGTGTTCGGCGCCCGCGGAGCGGTCGCGCCCGCGCACTCCGACGGGGAGTCCGGGCTGTCGTACCACTTCAGCCGCGAGTACCCGCTCCACCTGTGGACCGCCGGCGCCGACTGGCTGCTCAAGCCCCTCGTCGACCACGACGACACCCGCGGCGCGCGTGACCCGCGCACCGCCGCCGCCCTCGCCGAGACCGCCCGCTTCTACGAGGACTTCCTCACCCGCACCGACGCGGACGGCCGGCTCGTCGTCGTCCCCTCCTACTCGCCGGAGAACCGGCCCGCGAACGGCGGCTGGGGCGCGCTGAACGCGGCCATGGACCTCTCCGCCGCCCGGCACGCCCTGCTCACCGCGGCCGACTACCACCCCGGCGCCCCGGAGGCGGCCCGCTGGCGGGCCCTCGCCGACCGCCTCCCGCCCCACCGCACCAACGCCGACGGAGCCCTCGCCGAGTGGGCCTGGCCCGGCCTCGACGACTCCTACGACCACCGCCACCTCAGCCACCTCTACGGCGTCTGGCCCCTCGACGAGATCAACCCCTACGACACCCCGCGGCAGGCCGCGGCCGCCCACCGCGCCCTGGAACTGCGCGGCGCGGAGAACGACTCCGCGCACGGCCACCTGCACCACGCCCTGATCGCCGCCCGGCTGCGGGACGCCCACCGGGTCGCCAACGCCCTGGGAGCGGTCCTCGACGGCGACTTCTTCCACGACTCCCTGATGAGCGCCCACTACCCCCGCCGCGACGTCTACAACGCCGACGCCGCGCACACCCTGCCCGCCGTGCTGATCGAGGCGCTCGTCCAGTCCACCCCCGACCGGCTGGTGCTGCTGCCGGCCGTGCCCCCGGCGCTCCCCGCGGGCGAACTGCGCGGCGTGCGCACCCGGTTCGGCGCCGGACTCGACCTGACCTGGGGCCCCGACGGCGGCCGGGCGGTCCTCACACCGCGGCGCACGCACCGCGTCGACGTGCGGACCCCCGACGGCGATCCCCGCACGGTCGACCTGGTCGCCGGAGAGGAGCACGTCCTCACCCTGGGGACGTGGTGA